In Thiofilum sp., the genomic window CGCAGCCCGTAACTGATTGGGCAATTTCACTTTTTTTAAAAAAGTGTCCAAATCAACATGAGCCACTGCATCAACCGCTGAAGGCTGAGCACTTCTCACCTTATAAACCTCCACTTTTTTAACCTGCCCACTGAGGCTCAGGCGCGAAGAAAAACTAATCAGTTTTTTACCACGCTCTAGCTCTAATGTCGTCGCGGAATCACGGTGTTGCTTAAAATAGAACTGGTCATTCTCTACCCAAAAAATCAAGCCGGTTTGTTGTTGCAGCCTTTGAAAAAAGGCTAATGCTGTCATACCTTTTAAAGGCAAAGGTTGCTGTATTTTTTGATTATGGGCTGGGGGGATCTCTATCCTCGTTGGTTTTAGCCCCACTTTCTCTGCCAAGGTTTGAATTATGGTGGCAGGATTTTCACTCTCCTTGAAATCCATCCATTGCTCTTGTTGACTGGCATAATGCAACTTGTCAAAACCATCAATTTTAAGGCGTAGACCACCTTCTTCATCCAAGTCAACGCCAATAGCGGTCACTTCGCCCACTATCAGCGTCGTCAAGTTCGCCATACCGACATAACCAAAGGCAATTTCCAACTTTTTACCCAAAGCAAACGGTGAATCAGTACTCTCAAAATAACGAAAATCAGGATCATTAATCTGGAGATGAAACGAACACGGTGCATTGAGTACCTGTGTGATGCTTAGATCAAGCACGGATCGCGTCTCGGCGGGTGACAGTAAACGATCAGCACTTTTTATGCTAAAAATTGGCTTATTCAATAAGAGCGGGGTACTAGATAGTGACAACATACTGACTGGCTAACCTCGTGGAATGGTGAGGCGCATTCCTGCACTCAGCTTTAACGGGTTAAGCAGCTTGTTCGCCTTGGCAATCTTCCGCCAAGCTGTGGGGTCTTTCAGGTATCTGCCTGCCAAACCCTGCACGGTGTCACTACTGGTCACGGTATGTACGGTTTGCGCCATTAATGGATAAGCACTGACTACTGCCCCTAATGTCGACTCTACTGCATCATTACCTTTGAACTCCACACTCAGTTTTGCCCGTAACGGCATCCCCAAGGCATTAAAATACTCGTAGTGCTGCTGAACACTGGCAAGGTAACAAGGAAATACCAATGTCCCCCACAGTAATAGCAAACGCGGGGGGGCATAAGTGGTTTTATCCGGGTCAGTCAGGCGCACAATTGGTTGAGTACGCAAACGCACATCCAGCCCATGCTCGGTGGTATCAAAAAACAATTCCATTTTCAGGGTTTGGACACCGCTACCCACATACTGGAAGACAGATTCTGGCAGACCGGGGATTTTCAACTCGGCAAAATTAGCTGATTTACTGAGTTGGTAATCCGGTGGATTGAACATGACCGGAATCACATGCTCCATCACAGAAAGTGGATTCAGCTTCAGCGACTCTTTATTAATAATCAGTGCTTTTACCAAAGCCATTAATATTTACCTCCACGCTCACGCTCCAGACGTTCACGCCGTTGCATAACCCTTGCCACCCGTTCAGCAATTTGCCCAATCTCAACGGAAGACAGGGATAACGGTGTCGTTGAGTTTGCCGCTGGTGGTGCTTTGGTAAACGGCGGAGCTTCCGTTGTTACCGTGCTTACAGGCATCGGCGATTGGGCAGGGCTTAGCGTCTCAGGCATATAAACCGGCTGAACTGGTGACACCGTGGTTATCAAAGGATCGCTCATGGTCACACCGCTACTACCGGAGGATGGTATTTGTCCGGCTTGGCGTAGTTGCGTTACTTGGTGTTGCTGTGCCTGATCAAACAATCGATCCACTACCGATTCAATAGCCACAGGTGCAGATGTCACGGAAAAAGTCTCAGCGGTATAGACTGGCGGTGATACCTCAAGCTGTGCGTGATGCTGAATGGTGTGTAAGGATGCAGTGTGTTCAGCAAGGAACTCCTGATACACCACGGGTTTATGCTCGACTACCGATTGCCAATGCGATAACTGTTGCCCCCAACGTTCAGGGGCAAGCTCCTGCCGCATCGCTGTCGTATTGCCCTGCATAAGCCGCTGCACCGTGACCGGACGCTCCCGCTGTACTTGCCATTGTTGATACAGTGTCTGGTGATGCAGATGCAGGTGGGTATCACGGCGATCAGGTGGCAAATAGCGCACTAACTCGTTGTTGTGTACCACCACTTGCCGCTGTGGTGCGGTGGCAACAAGGGCATGAGGTGGCTCATAAAACAACATCAACACCTGTGACCAGTTGACGGTTTGTCCTGCTTGGGCAAGGGCGGCAATACGCTGATGCCATGCCTGCCAACGCTGCAAACGGTGATTACCGAACTGTGCCCATTGCTGCTGCTTACCCCGCAAGTGCAAGGCAAAACGTTGGCTCACGGGCAACCAGCCTAGTCGCCGCTTTAGGGCGACAAATCCCACACCAGCAGGTTGTAACGTCTGGGCAGTCTGTTGCATGTGTTATCCTCCTCCTTTTGCTGTTGGGTATGACACGGGGTTAGCGCGATGCTTGCATCCGGTTTTGGTTAATCTGCGACACTTCCGCCACCCAACGCCGCCGCTCCCGATGCTCCATCGTCATTAGCTGTTCTGGCGACCAATGCAAGTGGTACGCAATAAAGGCTACCTCCTCGTACAGCCGGGCGATGGGGTAGCCTACAATCCCCCCGCCTGTTCTGGCTCTACAGCATGGCGGTATCCGCACTGGGGGCAAGTCACCTGTACCTTGGGGCTTTCACTGGCATTGATCCGGTTATAAAAATCCTGCAAGTACGCCAAATCGGCTGCATACAAACCTTCAATGACCTTGGGATTAATGCTATCCAGTGTTCCTAGCTGGCTCACCACCCGCGCCAGCAGGATCACCACCAAATAGGCAGGATTACTTTGTACCCGTGGGTCTTTCAACGGCAATATCTCATCTGCCGCCGTTGCCAGCCGCATCACCCCTTCACGGTGCCAAGTGCCTTCGTTATCCCGATAACCACGTGGCAATACAAACGTAAACTCGGTAGCAAACTGGCTCATGCGCGGATAACCCGTTCACAGCTCAAGGTCAGGCTATCTACTGCCACATCATTGCCCTTGGCACTGAAATCAGGCGCATCGTATTTGCTCGGCCATGCACCAAAGAAGTTCCAACGCACCGCCTCCTGTCCACGATCATCCAGCAGGACAATCGAGCCATTGCGCCGCTCAACACTGCCATCCAGTGCCAAAGCGTGCCAGTCATACAACTCCCTTGAGTCAGTGATGCCCCATTTGAGGGTAATATCCGGGTAACTGGTTTTTCCGGGTAATTTGCGTACATAGTTCGGATCACCGCCTTCGCGGTACTCTACCACTTCCACATTAGAACCAAACCCGCTGCAATCGGAAAAGCCCGCTTGCACAATGCCATCAATTTCAATCAAAAACCGAAAGTTTTTGTAAGGGTCTTTGCGTGTTGCCATTTTTAAACTCCTGTTTGCTTTATTGCGGGGTGAATCAATCACCAGACTGTTGCTGAATGCGGAACACAACGAATTCAGCAGGCTTGACAATAGCCACACCGATTTCTGTCACCACCTGTCCTAATTCCCGATTTTGTGCTGGGTTAGTTTCCGCGTCACATTTCACATAAAACGCTTGTTTAGCGGTTTCCCCAAACAATGCGCCATTACGCCATTGGCTGGTGAGGAAGTCATTCAGTGTGCGCTTGATACG contains:
- a CDS encoding LysM peptidoglycan-binding domain-containing protein, encoding MALVKALIINKESLKLNPLSVMEHVIPVMFNPPDYQLSKSANFAELKIPGLPESVFQYVGSGVQTLKMELFFDTTEHGLDVRLRTQPIVRLTDPDKTTYAPPRLLLLWGTLVFPCYLASVQQHYEYFNALGMPLRAKLSVEFKGNDAVESTLGAVVSAYPLMAQTVHTVTSSDTVQGLAGRYLKDPTAWRKIAKANKLLNPLKLSAGMRLTIPRG
- a CDS encoding DUF6760 family protein, with translation MRIPPCCRARTGGGIVGYPIARLYEEVAFIAYHLHWSPEQLMTMEHRERRRWVAEVSQINQNRMQASR
- a CDS encoding phage tail protein, which encodes MATRKDPYKNFRFLIEIDGIVQAGFSDCSGFGSNVEVVEYREGGDPNYVRKLPGKTSYPDITLKWGITDSRELYDWHALALDGSVERRNGSIVLLDDRGQEAVRWNFFGAWPSKYDAPDFSAKGNDVAVDSLTLSCERVIRA